One Vitis vinifera cultivar Pinot Noir 40024 chromosome 15, ASM3070453v1 genomic window, CGTCGGCCTTTTTTGCTCTGGTGTCCGGGTTGGGCCGGACAGCGCAAAGTCTTATGGGCCCATTTGTTAATTTGGCCCTTGGGGGTGAcgtccccaggattcgaacccaaatctggtaccaggagggcaaccttatcgtccttaagtcttggacttgggttcgaatcctggggaggccactctggtaTCCGGCCCATGCGGCTGcccagggccaaacaaacaaatgacgtcccaacaatTATCATATTTTGAGTGAACCATTTTAGGCTTAAAGAACATGTTGCACcacaataaataaatgtaatgGCCCTAAAAGAATGTGTAAAATTAAGTCTAGTTATATTATTTTCAGAAgttgtaattaaaaaatgtgtCATTTTCCATCCTTGGCACTTAAAAGGACTTTATGTAAGTCAAAATTAACACTTCTAGACTCCTGTCCAAAGCATTTTGACTTGAAATTAGTGGGATCATCAATATCTAACACTATTCATATGAAGACGTAATTAGAAGGGAGGTTTAAAAGGGAGATTCCTCCATAAAGTATGGACCAAGTATTAGTCAAATTAACATTCTGAGATGAACTTTTCAACTCCATGATGGAGAAAATTGGTTGGAATCATTCCAAAAATATCAGCCCAAATCACAgaggaattcaaaattcatcctaatataaaattaaattaaaacccaTGATGACTATCAAGAACAATTTTCCTACTCATCATCCCTACTAAGGATGATTTGGCCATATCCAACAAAGATCATCACTACACTTGccctcaaaaattgaaaaaccctaaaccctaatctccccactctctctctcttttttaccGTTTTTTACCGACAACTGAGAAAAGTCACCATCTCTGGTCTTGTCATTTAGCACTTAGCTGGGAGAGAGAGCAGCTCAACCCAACCATACGTGGAGAACCATTTGGTTAgggtttttagggttttgagggGGACTGGGGTAACAAATTAACAATAAACAAAGGAAAGTTTTTGATTTTTGGATTCTGATTTCAGGGGTGTTTGAATTTTTCcttggttttgaaaaatttcctttttattttctcagaCTTTCCTTACACCAGTACACACACCACGCCACCTCTTTAAATGAGGCCAGCCCCTCTCTCTCCCACTCCTCTCTTTCATTGGTAACAGTAACACTACTAGCAGTTGCAGAAGCGCCgtttcactctctctctctctttgtggaTGGCTGCTCCTCTCTTGTCTTTATAGAGCTGTGATCATTTTCTCTCGCTGTCTCCCTCTTTCTCATCAGAATTCAAAGCTGGAAAAACCAAGGATGGTGGGTTCTGGGTTcttgtttgttgtttttctcCTTGTGAGACatgatttaattcattttctgTTCGTTTTTCTCAtgctttttttgttcttcagaTGGTTTCTTCAAATCTTCTTCCTAGATGGCTTGAGGCTCTTCTCAGGGAGAAGTTCTTCAACGCTTGTGTAATTCACGAGTATGCaaagaagaatgaaaagaaCATCTTTTGCTTGGACTGTTGCACCAGTATTTGCCCTCACTGCTTGTCCCCTCACCGCTCTCACCGACTTTTGCAGGTTCTTTCAGATACTTTACCAATTTTCCGTCTGTTTTCCGAGAAAATCAAGGAAACAACAAGGAACACACAGTTTTGAACCCTATTAACCCTACTATTTCTTTGTTGCTATACTGgctttcaaaatgaaaaattcatctcaattATGCTAAATTCCTTACTAATAAGAAAAACAAGgtcataaaattttcttttcctacttTTCTCAGTGACCAaacaaagggaaaacaaaacaaatcctgactatctatattttctttttctctcaaatCTTTATTTCTGATTATCAGATTAGAAGGTATGTTTACCACGATGTTATAAGATTGGATGATGCTGAGAAATTGATGGACTGTGCTTCAGTTCAAGTGAGTAGaatcttcaaaacaaaaatcaaaaccaaTTATTTCTGGGGTTTTTTTTTCAGTGTTCTTCAGTCATCTGAGTCTCTCTCTTTTCTTACAATAGGCTTACACCACGAATAGTGCAAAAGTGGTGTTTTTAAATCAAAGGCCACAGACAAGGCAATTCAGAGGCTCTGGGAACATCTGCAGCACCTGTGACAGGAGTCTTCAAGACCCATATCACTTCTGCTCCCTCTCCTGCAAGGTTACACAAAACcctaagcctttttttttttttccttgagaCCTCAAACAAAACCTCCACTATTTTCGATTCTCTCACCGACCCATTTCGCCTTTTTCGATTGTCCTCATCTGGGTCTCTTGTTTCCCACTGTTTCCTATCGTTCTTGCAGATTGACTATCTCCTGAGAACAGAAGGCAAGCTGTCCAAGTACCTCTTCGAGTGCGAGTACCTCACGTTGCCCGAACCGGGTTGTGAGCTCGAGGACGGTTTACTCACGCCTGACTCGGTACTCGAACCGCCAGGCTCGATGAGGACGTCGTCGAGTTCGAGCGCCGGCGAGGGTGCCGGAGGAGTCGGATGCCGGACTCTGGCTTGCACTGCGACCACCGAGTTCGTGAGGAAGAAGCGGAGTAGCGTATCGGTGTACCGGACAGCCTGCCGGCCGATATACTCCCCGGTTTCGGAGATTTCGGCCGGCATGATGAACCGGCGAAAGGGCACTCCACAGCGGTCGCCGCTGTACTGAATTAGTGCGTACGGACTACGGACTGGTGGTGGCGGTGGGGGAGGGGTAAGGGAGGTTTTGAGGGGCATGTTCggtatttcatgtttttattcaGGTTTCCTaggattttaagaaaaaagtcTCCCAATTTTGTAGAAAAATCTCTCTCATCTCCCTTTCAAATTCAAATCGgtcatttgtttcttttctcctttgtaAGAGTAACAGTGACAAGATGACCAtctttcattaatatattttccttttttggtgttaattttaatatatttatttaatattaatttcccattaaaaaaagggcaaaatattgaatacaaatttcaaatgaAAGAGGCCCAAAACACTTAGTTTTTTAATGCTCTTTATTCATGGTTCATGGTACATGGTTCAATTCAAATGCTTCAAtggtttccttttcctttacaCTGACAGAGAGTAATGTAATGCTGAGTAACAGTGACAAGAGGTCCTGTTTCATTGCCTTTTTCCTCTTGAAGAGATTTCCCAAAAATCCTTCACCTACTGACTGACCCTACCTACTAGGGACATACCCTAGCAAAGTGGGTCTTGGAGTCCCCAATTCAAATTAGAAGGCAATTGAAGACTCATCTcacaatttgataaaaaaaactttttttttatttttgtttttgtttttttaattccattttggGTTGGTCTTGTGTGGATAGTACAAATTGGGAGCAAAAGTGAAAAGAGGGAAGGAGAGGCAGAAATGGGAAAGGATACTTTGAAtgaacaaattcaaaatttagggCTATATTTTCCTCATTTAGTGAACCACCCATTCAGAGTTTGATTTTGAATTATTCCACAACtttgtcaaaattatttttgggtttCCCTTGAAATGAGTTTCTGGACCATTGACTGCAGTTGAaacaaggaaagaaacaaaaaatagccAAATGCCAACTCTATCCTCTCAAGTAATAAATTGAACctataaaagcattttttattttttattttttcaaattgaagATGGGTTTTAGAGTGATTTTCCTCTatattttggataaaatttaaaaattattttttaataacctAAAAACTTAGTAGGTGAACTAGTAGTAGTAAATTGGTGGgtgtttctatatttttttttttttaaaaaaaacccattttttttaaccacCAACCAACTtttgtaaaaagaaatataattaaaatggtAATACAGGtgttagaaattaaaaataattttcccaaTTAAACCATTTCTCACaatcatggttttttttttttttttaaatgggtttttgttaattattttaattaaatatttggctttttcttgTACTGAGTTTTGTGGTACCAAGTGGGCCAAAAGTAAAAGGAAGGacagaaacaaaacaaaaacaaaaaaaaaaatgtcaaaatttgGGGAATGAGATTGAGAGCAGAAGAAACCCTAAAATCAATAGTAACATGTAAGAATGGGGTATGGTGGATGACCCACCAATTTGATGGAAGTCCTGGAATTGCAAACCCCAACagccttttcttctcttttgtttctttcccacacttttctttctttttcttcttccctagaACAGAGTAATGACAAAATATAAAGCAATGTTTTTTCAATTACCAACTGTTTCCCCTCCCCAATGTCTCTTCATTTGGGCCAACactctattttatttatttatttattttaattttttatagggAACTTGCAACCCCCTTCTCtatataatattcaattttaatttagacCTTTATTGGAATAGTAATTTTTGTATGCATCCCtccataaaattattattctttgtaTATATGTTTGGGGTTATTTTGTGGAGCATGGCagtaaatgttttttaatattgtatatAATAGGATATAAAATTTTGGGTAAAAATGGTTCGACCCGAAATATACCTTATAAGTCcctttaaaaacttatttttgataTGATCGTTTTTCAGTCATATGAGTGTCACATCATCCTCCCATAAAAACGAAACCTCAATTAGTAATTAAgattttgagttaaaaaataatattgtaatTAACAGTtgaagtttcattttttaaattgaaatcttAGTTAGTGACTAAGACttcaacttaaatttaaataaaaatacaaatttaatgatataattatgtgataataaaataattattttgaatgtgAGTTTGGTAAAGtggttaaatttaattcttttctcCTGTTGTAACTCAAAATATACATTTTTGGTAAGTGAATATAAGGGGGggcccttttttttcttttttttgcttttatgaTTTTGTAATTGGTTCATTTAATATTGTACTACACTAATTTATTTATGGCATTTTCTGGTCAGATCTGTATTTTTCAATATGTTGTTGGAGTGACACACAACACATTAAATGTGTTTAATGTCgtaaaaatattaactttcaggTTCTATTGgttcaaaaaataatacatcCATCCTACAAAAGGGTTTAAGGGGTGAGGGAtgataaaatttgatatgattaCATAATTTGAATCcgatttcccttttttttttttttttttttttttacgagtatgaattaaaaataattgtatttatGTCAAATTTGTATCAATCTATTTAACCCATTTAATATAGAGATTTTTTAGTCACCTTcataatttgaatttgattggaatggattttttataatcatattgattaattttattataattataatatatttaaattatatttgactcattttaaataaaaaaaagttaattaaatacatatttaattataagcctaattataaaaaagaataatattattaaatgagttaccATTTATTAtctattacaaatttaattGAGCCCCATTATTATGTGTcacattgttttatttttaattaattttttattatatcaagattgcatatttaaaataatggtTGAGCGTCACTTTTGTATTCATCTAAAGTTAAAAATGAGTGGCTTTCCTAAATAAGCAAATGATAAAGGCACctaaagggaaagaaaataagtttatataatgatttaataatttaaaattacataaaaatttttaattaactttaattatataataaaattaaacatgaaaaaatatttttttaatattttttttcttataatttgtCTAGAATCAAACATTACATCTTTCCTAATGTTtagtttttctataaaaaaaacaaatataattaaaattagttaaaaatttatgtatttttaaattatttaatttttatattaaaaaaattaaaattaaaataatatataaaaataagtagttatatatatatatatatatatatatttcactttctctttctttctctagaaaattttctcaaatttttcattGAGATCTGAATTTATGATACACCACTATTGTTTGGTGCAGTCCTAAGTCCACGGCCACCCATAGCTCTGCATTTTGCTTTTAAGTCTACGCTGCACTTAGGGTTGGTTTGGTTTAACATTCATGAATgaattatttcaagtatttcaaaacataatc contains:
- the LOC100248806 gene encoding protein RGF1 INDUCIBLE TRANSCRIPTION FACTOR 1, with the translated sequence MMVSSNLLPRWLEALLREKFFNACVIHEYAKKNEKNIFCLDCCTSICPHCLSPHRSHRLLQIRRYVYHDVIRLDDAEKLMDCASVQAYTTNSAKVVFLNQRPQTRQFRGSGNICSTCDRSLQDPYHFCSLSCKIDYLLRTEGKLSKYLFECEYLTLPEPGCELEDGLLTPDSVLEPPGSMRTSSSSSAGEGAGGVGCRTLACTATTEFVRKKRSSVSVYRTACRPIYSPVSEISAGMMNRRKGTPQRSPLY